A single region of the Garra rufa chromosome 20, GarRuf1.0, whole genome shotgun sequence genome encodes:
- the fer1l4 gene encoding fer-1-like protein 4, translating to MSITVLLKKIFNLPGKYDRKVELSFRGFTHKTKVLQCENIAIFNEHFRWPHYGKIERDETLSISVYNCSKMFSNRLLGRLVISLQHVVSVGQLLLREPLTDSQHSLTDIYIELEVKYNPLQGTAGGWDSDDFIKQQDTDGSDLVIRNTGFADASSSDGLSPQQQDRETRMIGRSLLKTDDEKGDEDDDNDYDDDYDFADIECANVTFTPILSRCRAIAKHELAITPKVKSFQVNVNVIEAQKLVGVNINPAVYVTIGDEKKHTATQKSTNCPFYNENFMFEFQETQDVLFDKVIEISVVHKKILAFLMTHIGTFKIDISTVYQQPDHRFYQKWAPLTDPKDTRSGIKGYVKCTVSVVMKGDPMGMVSLAPAGSQNDDIEKNLLLPKRMPSERPWAKFVLKIFRAEGLPSMNSGFMGKIMRDKKVFLDPYVQVTFTGQQGETSVDSNTNAPEWNEQISFIEQFPPLARRIKIQILDDANIGDVAVATHFLDLLQISSPNRNGFNPTFGPTWVNLYGSPQNSTLRDIHRDLNEGLSEGIFYRGRILLSLSVEVYSSPTVVTTESKTIANVKSKMSRFTSKRKSRKSKEKSGGKEGSRPAKESDDAGSEVPAAVTVEVEEVHPLPENFTGEKDEFLLFASFFEVTMIDPSIGSKLVTFELSIGNYGKTVDVVVKSSKSGSQENLAEDRQPLLESDDELERDELLNPGPRDKSITSPRRPQPTEYDRSFSCIPLFREKPCNFVWSYFEDHTFRFHNSNWLSKMADRLEYGIDEVEMLLKRSKIKAKERLVDVVLEFFSTCKQYSSNLDRKRNARQNTLDKCRVGLIKRNIVLLAKQALRLRKRVTRNTVKDRLTDLRNIAKRLRFLAIEPQSTLPDVFLWMMSGGKRVAYARIPAPSILFSLVEEEKGKDCGKITAVYMKTPGGPVGEIFAKLEVYMWLGITKYAKNCVTSLPAEFRPVYEEATSAALIPRNMPPIKLAVEDSRYFQLRAHIYQARGIIAADDNGLSDPFTKVVFSTQCQVTRVLEETLSPTWCELLFYDQVLMEGSKDEYREDPPVVIINIYDYNKLGSPQALGRAFAKPELKFVEEPYKKPQLQFFEITKGKSKAGEILAALELIELDYSGFGEPALPLDVDPKEPQYIEEERYYIIPEGVRPVLRKYRIEVLYWGLRDLKRVNLFEVERPQVRIECAGQMIESEEIQSYKLNPNFSDVVKHFDVELPELVYLHPPLTIFVMEQRAFGRMVLVGTHVVQNLVQFGPRDQEEWKDEEEEPEVLEKKPPQKSTPLTTVITMDLGGLPLKDSKIPINPLNLVTSPIKKVIKKEEELEEEPPEKEELDWWSKYYASLAELEKQEVKEDDLEDGQDGDGAPLSMSALEAEDDEAVIEIEPPAPKRKNIATLQLYKSELENEFSQFMDWLHIFPIYKGKSSLDDEEEDESTRYMGKYKGSFLIYPIAPEDEDADCQITNGIPKNAPIKVLVRVYVVKATNLAPTDPNGKADPYVVVKVGQQQMDSKERYIPKQLNPVFGEVFELTVSFPLETELTLYVFDHDLVGSDDLIGETRVDLENRFFSQHRAGCGLALHYDKDGYNKWRDAKKPTAILSELCRKNGIPPPEYRESEIKVLNKIFKVPNEAFPEELLKKNKKTEEDFAELDEHKALSVLQRWKEMREFCEGACPLVPEHVEVRSLLNAEKPGLPQGYVHMWIDMFPVDVPPPPPVNIKPRLPESYELRVIIWNTDDVVLDDVNPFTGEPSSDIYVKGWIKGLEDEKQETDVHFNSLTGEGNFNWRFVFHFDYLPTEKEIIYKKKESLFALEETEFRQPSVLVLQVWDYDRIGSNDFLGSIELRLSDMVRASKTSEQCSVRMAKDKAGPRFSIFRSKRMKGWWPLIKLKSQEDIEREEREAEQEKKNKKKKKKKSSKRGQMKPEDLQFVDHSGNTFLLMGKVEAEFHLVTAEEAEKNPVGKARKEPEPLEKPNRPKTSFNWFVNPMKTFVFFIWKKYKKYIIALIILVILGLFLFLILYTLPTHISQLIVNG from the exons ATGTCTATCACTGTTCTTCTGAAGAAGATATTTAACCTGCCAGGGAAATATGACCGGAAAGTGGAGTTGTCTTTTAGAG GTTTTACTCACAAAACCAAGGTTCTTCAGTGTGAGAATATAGCCATCTTCAATGAG CATTTCAGATGGCCTCACTATGGGAAGATTGAGAGGGATGAAACTCTCTCAATCAGCGTCTACAACTGCAGTAAGATGTTCAGCAACAG ATTGCTGGGAAGGCTGGTGATCAGCCTGCAGCATGTGGTGTCTGTGGGGCAGCTGCTGCTCCGTGAGCCCCTGACAGACAGTCAGCACAGTCTCACTGAT ATCTACATAGAGCTGGAGGTGAAATATAACCCTCTTCAGGGGACTGCAGGCGGGTGGGACAGTGACGACTTCATCAAACAACAGGACACTGATGG CTCAGATCTTGTCATCAGGAACACAGGCTTTGCAGATGCAAG TTCTTCAGATGGCCTGAGTCCTCAGCAGCAGGATCGTGAGACGAGAATGATCGGTCGCAGTCTTTTGAAAACTGATGACGAGAAAGGAGACGAAGATGATGATAATGACTATGATGACGATTATGACTTTGCAGATATTGAATGTGCCAATGTGACATTCACCCCCATTTTAAG CCGTTGCAGGGCTATTGCAAAGCATGAGCTTGCTATCACACCTAAAGTGAAGTCTTTCCAG GTGAATGTAAATGTGATTGAAGCTCAGAAACTGGTTGGGGTGAACATCAACCCAGCAGTGTACGTGACTATTGGAGATGAGAAAAAGCACACTGCTACTCAGAAGTCTACCAACTGTCCTTTTTACAATGAG AACTTCATGTTTGAATTCCAAGAGACTCAAGATGTGCTGTTTGATAAAGTGATTGAGATTTCT GTGGTTCATAAGAAAATCCTTGCCTTTTTGATGACCCACATAGGAACCTTTAAGATAGACATCAGCACAGTGTATCAGCAGCCAG ATCACCGTTTCTACCAGAAATGGGCTCCGCTTACTGACCCAAAAGATACCCGCTCGGGAATTAAAGGCTATGTGAAGTGCACAGTGAGTGTGGTTATGAAAGGAGACCCCATGGGCATGGTCAGCCTGGCACCAGCTGGCAGCCAGAATGATGACATTGAAAA GAACCTTCTCCTTCCGAAGAGGATGCCATCAGAACGTCCTTGGGCAAAGTTTGTTCTGAAGATCTTCAGAGCTGAAGGTCTGCCCAGCATGAACTCAGGATTTATGGGGAAGATTATGAGAGACAAGAAGGTTTTTCTTGACCCTTATGTTCAGGTCACATTCACTGGCCAGCAG GGGGAGACGTCAGTAGACAGCAACACCAATGCTCCTGAGTGGAATGAGCAGATATCCTTCATTGAGCAATTTCCTCCACTTGCTCGACGAATCAAAATCCAGATCCTTGATGATGCCAACATTGGAGATGTGGCTGTGGCAACACACTTCCTAGACCTTCTTCAAATCTCCAGTCCCAACCGAAATG GTTTCAATCCCACCTTTGGTCCTACTTGGGTCAATCTCTACGGCTCTCCTCAAAACTCCACGCTGAGAGACATCCACAGGGATCTTAATGAAGGTCTGAGTGAAGGGATCTTCTACAGGGGCAGAATACTGCTCTCGCTGAGTGTGGAGGTTTATTCCTCCCCTACAGTGGTGACGACGGAGAGTAAGACCATTGCTAATGTGAAAAGCAAAATGAGCAGGTTTACTTCTAAACGCAAGAGTCGAAAGTCCAAGGAGAAATCGGGAGGCAAAGAAG gttcaa GGCCTGCCAAGGAGTCTGACGATGCTGGCTCTGAGGTACCAGCTGCAGTTACAGTGGAAGTGGAAGAAGTTCACCCTCTTCCTGAG AATTTCACTGGAGAAAAGGATGAATTTTTGTTATTTGCATCCTTCTTTGAAGTGACAATGATAGATCCTTCTATTGGCTCCAAACTAGTCACCTTTGAGCTGTCTATAG GGAATTATGGAAAGACTGTAGATGTGGTAGTGAAGTCCAGCAAGAGTGGTAGTCAGGAGAATCTGGCTGAGGACAGACAGCCACTGTTGGAATCAGATGATGAGTTGGAGAGAGATGAACTTCTGAACCCTGGCCCTCGAGACAAATCCATCACGTCACCTAGAAGACCACAGCCCACTGAATATGACAG ATCATTTAGTTGCATTCCCCTATTCCGAGAGAAACCGTGTAACTTCGTGTGGAGCTACTTTGAGGATCACACCTTCCGATTCCACAACAGCAACTGGTTGTCAAAGATGGCTGACCGGCTG GAATATGGCATTGATGAAGTGGAGATGCTGTTGAAAAGATCAAAAATCAAGGCTAAAGAACGTTTGGTGGATGTCGTGCTGGAATTCTTTTCCACTTGCAA GCAGTACAGCAGTAACTTAGACAGGAAGAGGAATGCTCGTCAAAACACCCTGGATAAGTGCCGTGTGGGGCTCATCAAAAGGAACATT GTTTTGCTGGCAAAGCAGGCTCTGAGACTGAGAAAGAGAGTCACCAGAAATACAGTTAAAGACAGACTAACTGATCTCAGGAATATCGCAAAGAGACTACGCTTTCTGGCCATAGAA CCTCAGAGCACTCTGCCCGATGTGTTTTTGTGGATGATGAGTGGAGGGAAGCGAGTGGCCTATGCCAGGATCCCAGCACCCTCTATTCTCTTCTCACTGGTGGAGGAAGAGAAAGGTAAAGACTGCGGGAAAATCACTGCTGTTTACATGAAG ACTCCTGGTGGACCAGTGGGGGAAATTTTCGCCAAACTGGAAGTATACATGTGGCTCGGTATCACAAAGTATGCAAAAAACTGCGTCACCAGCCTTCCAGCAGAGTTTAGGCCCGTTTACGAAGAGGCGACATCTGCTGCATTGATTCCCCGTAACATGCCTCCCATCAAATTAGCGGTGGAAG ACAGTCGTTATTTCCAGTTACGTGCTCACATTTATCAAGCACGAGGCATTATTGCAGCTGACGACAATGGACTGTCCGACCCCTTCACCAAGGTTGTGTTCAGCACGCAGTGTCAGGTCACACGG GTATTGGAAGAAACTCTGTCCCCGACGTGGTGTGAGTTACTCTTCTATGATCAGGTTCTGATGGAGGGCAGTAAGGATGAATACAGAGAAGACCCTCCTGTGGTCATCATCAACATCTATGACTACAACAAGCTA GGCAGTCCACAAGCCCTTGGTCGTGCATTTGCAAAGCCAGAGCTGAAGTTTGTGGAAGAGCCATATAAAAAACCCCAGCTCCAGTTTTTTGAGATCACAAAAGGCAAGAGCAAAGCTGGTGAAATTCTGGCAGCGCTTGAGCTCATCGAGTTGGATTACTCAGGCTTTGGAGAG CCAGCTCTGCCACTGGATGTTGACCCCAAGGAACCACAGTACATTGAAGAAGAACGCTATTATATCATTCCTGAGGGAGTTCGACCTGTACTCAGGAAATACAGAATAGAG GTGCTGTACTGGGGCCTGAGGGACCTGAAAAGGGTCAACCTGTTTGAAGTGGAGCGGCCTCAAGTGAGGATTGAGTGTGCTGGCCAGATGATCGAGTCGGAGGAAATTCAGAGCTACAAGCTGAATCCTAACTTCAGTGATGTGGTTAAACACTTTGATGTT GAACTTCCAGAACTCGTTTACTTGCATCCTCCACTTACTATCTTCGTAATGGAGCAGAGAGCATTCGGGAGGATGGTCCTGGTGGGAACTCATGTGGTCCAAAACCTTGTGCAGTTTGGTCCCAGGGACCAAGAGGAGTGGAAAGACGAGGAGGAGGAGCCTGAGG TTTTAGAGAAGAAGCCTCCCCAGAAGTCCACTCCTCTAACTACAGTGATCACCATGGATTTGGGAGGACTTCCTCTGAAGGATAGCAAAATTCCTATTAACCCACTTAACTTAGTCACA TCTCCAATCAAAAAGGTGATTAAAAAAGAGGAGGAGTTAGAGGAGGAGCCACCAGAAAAGGAGGAGCTTGATTGGTGGTCTAAATATTACGCATCACTTGCTGAACTCGAAAAACAG GAGGTCAAAGAGGATGATTTGGAAGATGGACAAGATGGAG ATGGAGCACCTCTGAGCATGTCAGCACTAGAGGCAGAGGATGATGAGGCTGTGATTGAAATAGAGCCGCCTGCTCCAAAGAGGAAAAACATTGCCACCTTACAG CTTTACAAGTCTGAACTAGAAAATGAATTCAGTCAGTTCATGGACTGGTTGCACATATTTCCCATCTACAAAGGCAAATCCAGCCTGGACGATGAAGAGGAAGATGAAAGTACGAGATATATGGGTAAATATAAG GGATCGTTTTTGATATACCCCATCGCTCCTGAAGACGAGGATGCAGACTGTCAGATCACTAATGGAATTCCCAAAAATGCACCCATCAAAGTCCTTGTGAGGGTATATGTTGTAAAA GCAACCAATCTGGCACCCACAGACCCAAATGGAAAAGCAGACCCCTATGTGGTGGTGAAAGTTGGCCAGCAGCAAATGGACAGCAAAGAGCGCTACATTCCCAAACAACTGAACCCAGTGTTTGGAGA AGTGTTCGAATTGACCGTGTCCTTCCCTCTGGAGACAGAGCTCACGCTGTATGTGTTTGACCATGACCTTGTGGGCTCTGATGACCTGATTGGCGAGACCCGCGTGGACCTGGAGAACCGTTTCTTCAGCCAGCACCGCGCCGGATGTGGCCTGGCCCTTCATTACGATAA GGATGGTTATAATAAGTGGAGAGATGCCAAGAAACCCACTGCGATATTATCGGAGCTCTGCCGCAAAAATGGGATTCCACCTCCAGAGTACAGAGAGTCTGAAATTAAAGTTCTCAACAAGATCTTCAAAGTTCCCAATGAGGCTTTTCCAGAAG AGTTGCTAAAGAAGAATAAGAAGACTGAGGAAGACTTTGCAGAGCTGGATGAGCATAAAGCTCTGAGTGTCCTGCAGCGCTGGAAGGAGATGAGAGAGTTCTGTGAGGGAGCGTGTCCTTTGGTTCCTGAGCATGTGGAAGTCCGCTCACTGCTTAACGCCGAAAAGCCAGGCCTCCCTCAG GGTTATGTTCACATGTGGATTGATATGTTTCCAGTGGATGTACCTCCACCACCACCTGTTAATATCAAACCTAGACTTCCAGAGAG TTATGAACTGCGTGTGATCATCTGGAATACTGATGATGTCGTACTGGATGATGTCAATCCTTTCACTGGAGAGCCATCAAGTGACATCTATGTTAAAGG CTGGATTAAAGGTCTAGAAGATGAGAAGCAGGAGACGGACGTGCATTTTAATTCCCTCACTGGTGAAGGCAACTTCAATTGGCGCTTTGTCTTTCACTTTGACTATCTTCCTACGGAAAAAGAGATCATCTACAAGAAGAAGGAGTCACTGTTCGCCCTTGAGGAGACTGAATTCCGCCAGCCGTCTGTTCTGGTGCTGCAAGTCTGGGATTACGACCGCATCGGCTCCAATGACTTCTTAG GATCCATAGAGTTGCGTCTCAGCGATATGGTCCGTGCATCAAAAACATCCGAGCAATGCAGCGTCAGGATGGCCAAAGACAAAGCTGGCCCTCGCTTCTCTATCTTCCGCAGCAAAAGGATGAAGGGCTGGTGGCCGCTCATCAAACTGAAGAGCCAAGAGGATATAGAGAGAGAGGAGAGGGAGGCAGAACaagagaagaaaaacaagaagaagaagaaaaagaagtcaAGCAAGCGTGGTCAGATGAAACCAGAAGATCTGCAGTTTGTGGACCACAGTGGGAACACCTTCCTCCTAATG GGTAAAGTAGAGGCAGAGTTCCATCTAGTGACAGCTGAAGAAGCCGAGAAGAACCCTGTGGGAAAAGCACGCAAAGAACCTGAACCTCTGGAAAAACCAAA TCGCCCCAAGACATCCTTCAACTGGTTTGTGAATCCGATGAAGACCTTTGTGTTCTTTATCTGGAAGAAGTACAAGAAGTACATCATTGCTTTGATCATTTTGGTTATCCTGGGGCTCTTCCTCTTCCTCATCCTCTACACCCTGCCTACACACATCAGCCAGCTTATTGTCAACGGTTGA